ATGAAGCTCCAAACGAAGTGCGGTATTCGTAAAGGCTTTTTTGATTTTTCCAAAGATCATATTCTTGAATCGGTGGATGGAAGCCTAAGTCGACTAAAGACAGACTATGTTGATACTTTGCTTCTTCATCGCCCGGACGCCCTATTTGAGCCTGAGGAAGTAGCCGAGGCCTTCTCTCGTTTGAAAGAAAGCGGAAAGGTTCGTCACTTTGGCGTGAGTAATCAAAATCCAATGCAAATGGAACTGCTGAAGAAGTATTTGAAGGATGACTTAATCATCAATCAGCTTCAATTGAGTATTGTACATACGCCAATGATTGATGCTGGATTTAATGTGAACATGCAGAATGATCCAGCTGTCGTTCGCGATAGCAACATTCTTGAGTACTGTCGTTTGAACGATGTTACGATTCAAGCGTGGTCTCCATTTCAGCACGGCATGATTGAAGGACCATTCGTTGGAAACAACGCCTTTCCAGAAGTAAATGCAAAACTTCAGGAGCTTGCAGAGAAATACAATGTGACTGATTCAACGATTGCGATCGCATGGATTTTACGTCATCCTGCCAACATTCAGCCTGTTGTAGGCACGATGAACACAGAACGATTAAAGGATATTTCAAGAGCTTCTGATATGGAGCTTACGAGAGAAGAGTGGTATGAGCTTTATCGTGCTGCAGGGAATAAGCTTCCATAAGATAAAATGATTGTTCGTTTTAGAGCGTCATTCTGATGATAAGGAAATGCGCATTTCTAGGTTTTCTATGTTTCTTAACAGAAAGAGGAGAGTTAATGATCACGGGAATTACTTTTGAGGTTCCGAATAAACAGGGTTACCTTCTGAGGGATATATTGATTCCGATCGATGTATCAGCTTTTAATTGGCTGGTCAAGGATGAAGAGGCTTACTATGTAGTTGATGGTGAGTTAGGTGAGCCGCTGTTTAATCACAAAACCTTGCATTTGGAAGGTCAGCTTCTTCAAAAGAAAATAGAAGAACAGCTCTCCTATGTGATTTTTGCTAATCTAAAAGCTTTTCCGAAAGGTTCGGTACCTAAGGAATTAGAGATTTATAAGGATTTTAAGGAAAGCGATTGCGAGTTTGTTTTACTTATAGTTGATGGCACTTTTGTTACCGTATATTGTAAAGATAACGTACTAAGTGAAACGTTATTCTATCATGCTAAAAGAAAGGGATACCTGGAAGTAGCCTATCTAACTGATGAAAATGATGAGAGGACAGGACTTTCTGTATGGTAAGAACGAAAGCGTAATACAAATTAACGATAAACAAGCTAGAATTCCTTTAGTAAAAGGCGTTCTGGCTTGTTTTTATATGGAATTTTATTTATGGACGAGTATCTCGACCGGACATCTGCCATGGAGAGTCAAAGGTACATTTTAGGATTTTAGCTTCAAAAACCTATCCCTTTTGACGCGAAATGAATATAACTATACAAGGTGGGACATGCAAGAGCTTTTTACTAGATTAAGAAAGGCGGCTAGATATGTCATTAGGCATAGGAATACCCATATTTGTGTTCGTCGTAACAATGATGGTCATATTTTGGAGACCGGGCGGGATAAATGAAGCATGGCCAGCCTCGATCGGAGCCCTCATCATCTTAGTAACTGGAACTGTATCCCTTGGAGATATAGCTGATATCCTAAGTAAAATAAGTGGCGCATCCATTACGATAATGGCGACGATTGTCATGGCTGTTATATTAGAAAGTTTTGGCTTCTTTCACTGGGCAGCTGCAAGACTAGCTGTTCTTTCGAAGGGATCGGGCTATCGTTTATATTGGTACATTCAGTTGCTTTGTTTCTTAATGACTCTACTATTTAATAACGATGGAAGCATTTTAATTACAACTCCAATCTTAATATTGCTACTGAAAAACCTTCGTTTAAAGCCACATCAAATGATTCCTTATTTGTTAAGTGGTGCACTCATCGCGACAGCTTCCAGTGCTCCGATCGGTGTGAGTAACATTGTTAATCTGATCGCTTTAGAAATTGTCCATATGACGCTTTATATGCATACGGCGATGATGTTTGTGCCTGCAACTTTAGGATTGATCTTTATGTCATCATTTATGTTTTTCGTCCTGAAAAAGAAACTTCCTAAAGAACTTCCAGGTGCGGCTTATGACATTGAAGAGATGTTCTTTTCGAAGCATTTTCATCCGTTAAAAGGGAAGATTTCCGTAGAAACGAAAAAGAAACGCACGCAGTTTATGATCAAGCTTCTCCTATTTGTTTTTATAATGCGCTGTCTTCTCTTTGTCGCATCTTACTTCGCGATCCCCATTGCACTCGTTGCTGTTCTTGGATCAGCTGTCTTGCTCGTGTGGAGATGGTATGCACTCGGCACAAATCCTATTGATATCATTAAGAAAACGCCGTGGCACATTTTAATATTTGCTTTCTCGATGTACGTGATTATCTACGGACTTCATAATGCAGGGTTAACCGCATTGCTTGTGGACATGTTAAATCCGATCGTCAACCAAGGATTGTTAGCAGCTAGTTTCATTATGGGAGGGTTAGTCTCCGTTCTTTCCAACCTCTTTAATAACCACCCGGCTCTAATGGTTGGAACAATTGCGTTAACGGAAATGGGATTAGACCCGATCACATTAAAAACCATTTACCTTGCTAATATTATCGGAAGCGACATGGGGTCCTTGCTATTGCCAATCGGAACGCTTGCATCCTTGATTTGGATGCATATTTTGAGACAGTATCATATTAAAGTGACGTGGAAAGATTACATGAGCGTATCTTTTATCGTCATTCCTCTAACGACTGTTTTTACACTGTTTCTACTATTCTATTGGGTGCAGCTGATATTTGGGTAAGAATCTTGGAGAGGAGCCTGTTTGAATGGATCGACTAGTTAATTTATTAGGAAAACATGTGGAAGTGAAAATTTCTGGAGGAACAGTGTTTATCGGAATTCTTACGGATATTGGACCAGACATTCTCGTCCTTTTCAACGGGGAAAATTATCTCTACTTACCGCTGCTGCATGTTCATAAACTGTATCGCTATACGAAATCAGATACTGTCGAAAGCCCAAGTGCACCTTCACTTTCGGATAACATCGATTCGATTTCGTATCGGAAAATACTCATGAACGCGAAAGGAATCTTTACTGAAATTTATGCGACTGGAAACTTATCTTTCCATGGATATATTACGAACGTTCTGAGTAATTACATCTCATTTTATTCCCCAGTTTATAAAACAATGTATCTACCCTTAAGTCATATAAAGTGGATAACCCCATACAGCCAAAACAATACACCCTATACGCTTTCAAACGAAAAACTGCCAGTTAATCCGTCTAATATCCCATTGCTTCGATCATTTGAAGAACAGTTAAAGAAAGATGAAGGAAAGCTTGTCGTGTTTGATGCAGGAAGCGATCCAACTAAAATTGGCTTATTAACGAAAGTAGAAAATAATTTCGTTGAACTAGCGAATGCTAGTGGAGAGGCTGTTTATTTAAGATTAAACCATATTAAATCTGTGCAATTGCCTTAATGGGGTCAGGTTCGTACCTGACCTTTTTTTGTGCGTTTAGCAGACAAACTTCCTATGATGGATGGTCTAGTAAGAGGTGAATAAATGGGAATTCACTTCTTACACCTACGAAATAACTAGATAATTTTTCCATAAATGAGTCGTTTGTTTCAAGGTAACCCCTCCTTAAATCCAGAAATTCTTAAGTGAAATAACTAAGGAGGGATTTGTGTGAAGGGAAAGCGAGTGATGAAGCAGCTTCTGCAGGGGGTTGCTGCAGGTAGCTTATTAATGGGGCTTGCGCTACCAGCAAGTGCAGCTGAACCTGATACGAAAGAATTGATGCTTGAGGGGGAGGGGGCTTATGTTCCTACTGATTCGCCTAGCATTCAATTACCGAAGCAGCCGTTTCAGCTTCAAAAACCATCTAAGCAAGAAGGGGTACTTGGCCCAACAAAGCCTTCGTATGTGATGGATGTAGATTATAATGCCACGACGCACAAAGTAAAAGGGACACTTGAAGTAACGTTCAAAAACAACATCAAAAACAATTTAAGTGAGTTATACTTCAATCTTTGGGGAAATGCGGAAACGTTTGAAGAGAATGGCGGAAGTATGGATGTTTCCAAAATCAAAGTAAACGGTAATAAAGCAACGTTTGAGGTAAACGAAACGGCACTACATATTCAAAACCTTTCGCTACCGAAAAATAAGAAATCGACCGTTACGATGAACTTTCAAGTGAGTTTACCAGAACAGCAGGATCGCTTTGGCTGGTATGGTGATACCGTTTCAATGGGCAACTGGTTTCCGATTTTAAGCGTTTACGATGATGAAGGCTGGAATGTCGATCCGTATTATCCGTATGGTGAAGCGTTTTATTCTCTCTCTGGAAAGTATGATGTCACCGTGACGACTGATAAAGAACAAGTCATCGCGGCGACAGGAGAAGAAGTTGGAAAGCCTGTTATTAAAGGAAATCAGGCGACGCATCGCTATAAGGCAAAGGATGTTCGCGACTTTGCGATGGAAATGAACCCAAATTACCGCGTCATCTCTTCGAAAGTGAATGGCATCAAAGTGAATGTCTACTATTCTAGTGAACACGCGAAGTATGCTGCGTCCCTACTCGAGTCTGGTGTAGATAGTCTTGCCCTGTTCAGTGAGAAGTTTGGTAAATACCCGTGGCCGGAACTAGATATCGTGACGATGGAAGGCTGGTTTGGCGGGATGGAATATCCTCAGCTTGTGATGATTAGTCTTGCAGGAGAGCGCCCACTTGATTGGGCGAAGTCAGTAAATGCTCATGAAATTGGACATCAGTGGTTCTACGGAATTATCGGAAACAACGAATATGATGAGCCGTGGCTAGACGAATCATTCGCAAGCTTTGCGGCGGCACTTTATGATGGCGATTTAGATGAGTTAGACGTCGCTCCTCATCCGGATCAAGATTATCACCTATCCAGTCAGATCGCAGACTTCACTGCGCGTGCAGATGAAGGAGGAATTAGCGCTTATTATTATATGATCTATAACTATGGATCAAGTACGATCAACGACCTGCGTCAGGAGCTAGGAGATGAGGCTTTCTATGACACGATGCAGCGTTATTTCAAGCAACAGAAATTCGGTATTTCGACTACAAGAGACTTTATTTCTTCAATGGAAAAATCAACGGATCGTGATTTGATGCCGTTCTTCCGAGATCATCGGGTGTATTTATCCGATCAGGAATAAAGTAGATAAGGAAAACCCTCCCATCAACATGGGAGGGTTTTCGCTATTAGGTAACTCAAGCTTTGTACTAGAATGAATCTGTACGCTTAAAAACTATTGTTGCTGATTGTGAGCTTAGTTTCATCAATAAAGGAGGAGCAAATGAACATTATTTCAGGGCAAGAAATCGAACAAAACCTATCCATGCAAGAAGTAATCGAATCGATTGAAACGCATTACTTAACAGAAGAAGATCAAAATGAGAAGACACCAGAGCGAATGCATGTAGAAGATGGCGACAATACGTTTCTTCTTATGCCCTCATTCTATGGGGGCTATCAGGCTACAAAACTAGCGGGAGTTGCGCCTGATAATTGGAAGCTTGGCAAAGAAACCATTCACGGAATGATGATCTTAAATGATCGCAAGACCCTTGCGCCATTGATGTATTGTGATTTTATGAAAATCACAGCTCTTCGCACAGGAGCATTAGGTGGGCTTGGAATGAAATACTTATCAAGACCAGACGCGACATCACTGGGCATCATTGGCCTCGGTAAGCAAGGATGGAGTCATCTTCAAGCGGCCATGGCGGTTCGACCGATTGAGAAGGTGTACGTGGCAAATCGAAGCAAAGAAAAAGTAGCGTCGTTTATAGAAAAAGCTCAAGAATCGTATCCTCAGTTAATTGTAGAAGAGGCTTCGATTGAAACGTTAGTCAAACAGTCAGACGTTGTCATCACAACGACAACATCAACGAAGCCTGTGCTACCTGATCTTGAAGCTTCAGAGTGGAATGGTAAATTGGTAGTGGCTGTCGGCTCTTTTAAACCAGCTATGCAGGAAATACCTGATTCGTTCCTCCGATTTGCAGACGGTGTGTATGTGGATACGAGAAGAGGCTTTCATGAATCCGGTGATTTAATTCGTGCGCGGGAACTCGGCAGACAGGAGTCTGATTCTCTTGCTTTAGAAGAGATCATTCAACAGAATCATCGACCAGACAATCTGAATGAAAAAGGATTACTCTTTAAAACAGTGGGCATCGCGATTTTTGATTTGATCGTGACGAAGGCGCTTTATGAAAAGATGAATGCAAAGTGAAGATGAGAGCGACAGTGCCTGGAAGGGTACTGTCGCTTTTGTAATAGATTTAAAGTTTTAGAAATTCCCCAATCTTAATTGTATGTTCTTCAATCGATCCTTCCGGTAATTCAAGACTGGACTTTGCCCCTTTAACCGGTGCTATAAAACCCCAGGGTTTAAGACTTTGAACAACCTTTACAACCTCGTTCTCTTCGTTTAGAAAGACAACATCGATCGAAAAGAACATAAAGCACATGTGAATGGAATTGCAAGGCGTGATCAGAAGCGCTTCGTGTTGAAGAGGCGTTTTTCGAAACATTAGTCCTTTTAGTCTTTTTATAAAAGTATCAGCCTTCAGCACTCTCAGTGGAAGTGTTCGATATAGTGTATCATTATTTCTCTCCAACATGACTATTCTCCTAAATTATGACGTTATCTATACTATAATAGATGTCTATTTAATACTCAATAACGAATATATTACTATAAAAATTGTAAAAACAAGAAAAAAAGTTCAAAAAAGGACTTTACAAATTCTCTATAACGAATTATTATGTATTTAAGGTTGTTCGATAAAAAGAACAAGTTAATAATTAATAGACACTATAGTGAACAGAATCTTACCTTAGATAATGTTCGCCGTTTTGAAAGGGGGAACCAGAGGATGAAAAGTTTCAGCTGCTTTCTTAGAGCAAGAGGAGGTTAACTGAAGTCACTTCGCGATCATCTACGTAACTGGTTTCTACTAGTAAACAGTCGATTTGTATTCTGGTATTTATGATTTCTTAAATATAACGATTAAAACAAAAACTCTAAGGGGGAAATAAGAATGTTGAAGAAAATGGGACAGTTCGTAAGAGAAGAAGAAGGACAAGGTATGGCGGAGTATGGATTGATTTTAGCGGGGGTAGCGGTTGTGGCTATTGTAGGGATTAAAGCGTTAGGTATTAAGATTGATGAAGTGATAGACACTGTAACTGGAAAGTTATAAGTAAAATCCTGGCCCCACTTACTCAAGTGGGGCCAAATTTAAAAGCAAAGAGGGACTGCGATGCTATACAGTATCTTGGGCATTGTTTTACTCATTTCATTTATAACAGATGTGCGCAAACGACGCATTTTAAATATCGTTACATTCCCTGC
The sequence above is drawn from the Pseudalkalibacillus hwajinpoensis genome and encodes:
- a CDS encoding aldo/keto reductase, coding for MKKIKLGTSDLEVGEISLGCMRMNELSEKDAAYVIENAMDHGVDLFDHADIYGGGKSEEVFANAISANDDLRERMKLQTKCGIRKGFFDFSKDHILESVDGSLSRLKTDYVDTLLLHRPDALFEPEEVAEAFSRLKESGKVRHFGVSNQNPMQMELLKKYLKDDLIINQLQLSIVHTPMIDAGFNVNMQNDPAVVRDSNILEYCRLNDVTIQAWSPFQHGMIEGPFVGNNAFPEVNAKLQELAEKYNVTDSTIAIAWILRHPANIQPVVGTMNTERLKDISRASDMELTREEWYELYRAAGNKLP
- a CDS encoding DUF2691 family protein — its product is MITGITFEVPNKQGYLLRDILIPIDVSAFNWLVKDEEAYYVVDGELGEPLFNHKTLHLEGQLLQKKIEEQLSYVIFANLKAFPKGSVPKELEIYKDFKESDCEFVLLIVDGTFVTVYCKDNVLSETLFYHAKRKGYLEVAYLTDENDERTGLSVW
- a CDS encoding arsenic transporter; the protein is MSLGIGIPIFVFVVTMMVIFWRPGGINEAWPASIGALIILVTGTVSLGDIADILSKISGASITIMATIVMAVILESFGFFHWAAARLAVLSKGSGYRLYWYIQLLCFLMTLLFNNDGSILITTPILILLLKNLRLKPHQMIPYLLSGALIATASSAPIGVSNIVNLIALEIVHMTLYMHTAMMFVPATLGLIFMSSFMFFVLKKKLPKELPGAAYDIEEMFFSKHFHPLKGKISVETKKKRTQFMIKLLLFVFIMRCLLFVASYFAIPIALVAVLGSAVLLVWRWYALGTNPIDIIKKTPWHILIFAFSMYVIIYGLHNAGLTALLVDMLNPIVNQGLLAASFIMGGLVSVLSNLFNNHPALMVGTIALTEMGLDPITLKTIYLANIIGSDMGSLLLPIGTLASLIWMHILRQYHIKVTWKDYMSVSFIVIPLTTVFTLFLLFYWVQLIFG
- a CDS encoding DUF2642 domain-containing protein codes for the protein MDRLVNLLGKHVEVKISGGTVFIGILTDIGPDILVLFNGENYLYLPLLHVHKLYRYTKSDTVESPSAPSLSDNIDSISYRKILMNAKGIFTEIYATGNLSFHGYITNVLSNYISFYSPVYKTMYLPLSHIKWITPYSQNNTPYTLSNEKLPVNPSNIPLLRSFEEQLKKDEGKLVVFDAGSDPTKIGLLTKVENNFVELANASGEAVYLRLNHIKSVQLP
- a CDS encoding M1 family metallopeptidase — its product is MKGKRVMKQLLQGVAAGSLLMGLALPASAAEPDTKELMLEGEGAYVPTDSPSIQLPKQPFQLQKPSKQEGVLGPTKPSYVMDVDYNATTHKVKGTLEVTFKNNIKNNLSELYFNLWGNAETFEENGGSMDVSKIKVNGNKATFEVNETALHIQNLSLPKNKKSTVTMNFQVSLPEQQDRFGWYGDTVSMGNWFPILSVYDDEGWNVDPYYPYGEAFYSLSGKYDVTVTTDKEQVIAATGEEVGKPVIKGNQATHRYKAKDVRDFAMEMNPNYRVISSKVNGIKVNVYYSSEHAKYAASLLESGVDSLALFSEKFGKYPWPELDIVTMEGWFGGMEYPQLVMISLAGERPLDWAKSVNAHEIGHQWFYGIIGNNEYDEPWLDESFASFAAALYDGDLDELDVAPHPDQDYHLSSQIADFTARADEGGISAYYYMIYNYGSSTINDLRQELGDEAFYDTMQRYFKQQKFGISTTRDFISSMEKSTDRDLMPFFRDHRVYLSDQE
- a CDS encoding ornithine cyclodeaminase family protein, whose amino-acid sequence is MNIISGQEIEQNLSMQEVIESIETHYLTEEDQNEKTPERMHVEDGDNTFLLMPSFYGGYQATKLAGVAPDNWKLGKETIHGMMILNDRKTLAPLMYCDFMKITALRTGALGGLGMKYLSRPDATSLGIIGLGKQGWSHLQAAMAVRPIEKVYVANRSKEKVASFIEKAQESYPQLIVEEASIETLVKQSDVVITTTTSTKPVLPDLEASEWNGKLVVAVGSFKPAMQEIPDSFLRFADGVYVDTRRGFHESGDLIRARELGRQESDSLALEEIIQQNHRPDNLNEKGLLFKTVGIAIFDLIVTKALYEKMNAK
- a CDS encoding DUF192 domain-containing protein, whose protein sequence is MLERNNDTLYRTLPLRVLKADTFIKRLKGLMFRKTPLQHEALLITPCNSIHMCFMFFSIDVVFLNEENEVVKVVQSLKPWGFIAPVKGAKSSLELPEGSIEEHTIKIGEFLKL
- a CDS encoding Flp family type IVb pilin, with amino-acid sequence MLKKMGQFVREEEGQGMAEYGLILAGVAVVAIVGIKALGIKIDEVIDTVTGKL